A single window of Chloroflexota bacterium DNA harbors:
- a CDS encoding phosphoenolpyruvate carboxykinase (GTP) yields MTNVPTPLQQWVDECAALTKPDKIHWCDGSDAENQQLIKEMLRAGTLHELNPQANPNSYLHRSDPTDVARTEHLTFVCTKVKDDAGPNNNWMDPAEAKAKVGALFSGSMKGRTMYVVPYILGPVTSPYSKIGVELTDSPYVVVNMRIMTRMGKPALDRLGSSKDFVRGLHSLGDLSPERRFITHFPEEELIWSIGSGYGGNALLAKKCHALRIASWKARKEGWLAEHMLVLGIEEPSGRTTYIAAAFPSACGKTNLAMLIPPASQKGYKVWTAGEDIAWMHIGDDGRLYAINPEAGFFGVAPGTNSRTNPNVMATLNRNSIFTNVAMTANRTPYWEGMDGSPPHSAIDWQGKPWTPQSLTKAAHPNSRFTTPARQCPTMSPEWENPNGVPISAILFGGRRANLVPLVYQAFNWQHGVFLGATMASETTAAATGAVGVVRDDPMAMLPFCGYHMGDYFGHWLNIGKRLRHPPEVFRVNWFRMNDQGKYLWPGFGENLRVLRWVIGRVHGEVTADQTPIGYLPKPSSLDITGLDVSPDTLRELLAVDRAGWLKAVEGQKKLFTGFGERVPKAMWQESLALKARLESSEKTPAHA; encoded by the coding sequence TTCGCGCCGGCACCCTCCACGAACTGAACCCCCAAGCCAACCCCAACTCCTACCTCCATCGCAGCGACCCCACGGACGTCGCCCGCACGGAGCACCTCACCTTCGTCTGCACCAAGGTGAAGGACGATGCCGGCCCCAACAACAACTGGATGGACCCGGCGGAGGCCAAGGCCAAGGTCGGCGCCCTCTTCTCCGGCTCCATGAAGGGCCGCACGATGTACGTTGTCCCCTATATCCTCGGCCCCGTCACCTCGCCCTATAGCAAGATCGGCGTCGAGCTGACGGACAGCCCGTACGTCGTCGTCAACATGCGCATCATGACGCGGATGGGCAAGCCCGCCCTCGATCGCCTCGGCTCCTCCAAGGATTTCGTCCGCGGCCTCCACTCCCTGGGCGACCTGAGCCCGGAGCGGCGCTTCATCACGCACTTCCCGGAAGAGGAGCTGATCTGGTCTATCGGCTCCGGCTATGGCGGCAACGCCCTCCTGGCCAAGAAGTGCCACGCCCTGCGCATCGCCAGCTGGAAGGCGCGCAAGGAAGGCTGGCTCGCCGAGCACATGCTCGTCCTGGGCATCGAAGAGCCCAGCGGCCGCACCACCTACATCGCCGCCGCCTTCCCCAGCGCCTGCGGCAAGACCAACCTCGCCATGCTGATCCCGCCCGCAAGCCAGAAGGGCTACAAGGTCTGGACCGCTGGCGAGGATATCGCCTGGATGCATATCGGCGACGACGGCCGCCTCTACGCCATCAACCCGGAGGCCGGCTTCTTCGGCGTGGCCCCCGGCACCAACTCCCGCACGAACCCCAACGTCATGGCGACCCTGAACCGCAACTCCATCTTCACCAACGTCGCCATGACCGCCAACAGGACTCCGTACTGGGAGGGCATGGACGGCTCGCCGCCACATTCCGCCATAGACTGGCAGGGCAAGCCCTGGACGCCCCAGAGCCTCACCAAGGCGGCGCACCCCAACTCTCGATTCACGACACCAGCGCGCCAGTGCCCCACCATGTCTCCCGAATGGGAGAACCCCAACGGCGTCCCCATCTCCGCCATCCTCTTCGGCGGGCGGCGCGCCAACCTTGTTCCCCTGGTGTACCAGGCATTCAACTGGCAGCACGGCGTCTTCCTCGGCGCCACCATGGCCTCCGAGACCACGGCCGCCGCCACCGGCGCCGTCGGCGTCGTCCGAGACGACCCCATGGCGATGCTGCCTTTCTGCGGCTACCACATGGGCGATTACTTCGGCCACTGGCTCAACATCGGCAAGCGGCTGCGGCACCCGCCGGAGGTCTTCCGCGTCAACTGGTTCCGCATGAACGACCAGGGCAAGTACCTCTGGCCCGGCTTCGGCGAGAACCTGCGCGTCCTGCGCTGGGTTATCGGCCGCGTCCACGGCGAAGTGACGGCCGACCAGACGCCCATCGGCTACCTGCCCAAGCCCTCCAGCCTGGACATCACGGGCCTGGACGTCAGCCCCGATACCCTGCGTGAACTCCTGGCGGTGGACAGGGCCGGCTGGCTCAAGGCCGTCGAAGGGCAAAAGAAGCTCTTCACCGGCTTCGGCGAGCGCGTCCCCAAGGCCATGTGGCAGGAGAGCCTGGCCCTCAAGGCCCGGCTCGAATCGAGCGAGAAGACGCCCGCCCACGCCTAG